A portion of the Glycine max cultivar Williams 82 chromosome 10, Glycine_max_v4.0, whole genome shotgun sequence genome contains these proteins:
- the LOC100788948 gene encoding U4/U6 small nuclear ribonucleoprotein PRP4-like protein, with protein MEVEKENTTSAITAEPSVSASDGQDPVSSVNASLPDPIQPVIPQVIAPSVVPPLAPIPALPPPRPLAPLPVRPPVIRPPVPQNGEVGSSDSDSDNDDSNARINQGGGEYEISEESRLVRERQEKAMQELMMKRRAAALAVPTNDMAVRARLRHLGEPITLFGEREMERRDRLRMIMAKLDAEGQLEKLMKAHEEEEAAASASIDEAEEELQYPFYTEGSKALLDARIYIAKYSLTRAALRIQRAQRRRDDPDEDMDAEMNWALKQAGNLSLEFSEIGDDRPLSGCSFSRDGKWLATCSLTGASKLWSMPKIKKHSSFKGHTERATDVAYSPVHDHLATASADRTAKYWNQGSLLKTFEGHLDRLARIAFHPSGKYLGTASFDKTWRLWDIETGDELLLQEGHSRSVYGLAFHNDGSLAASCGLDSLARVWDLRTGRSILALEGHVKPVLGISFSPNGYHLATGGEDNTCRIWDLRKKKSFYTIPAHSNLISQVKFEPQEGYFLVTASYDMTAKVWSGRDFKPVKTLSGHEAKVTSVDVLGDGGYIVTVSHDRTIKLWSSNTTDEQAMDVD; from the exons ATGGAAGTAGAGAAGGAAAATACCACATCAGCTATTACTGCAGAACCCTCTGTATCTGCCTCTGATGGTCAAGATCCTGTTTCTTCTGTTAATGCATCTTTACCGGATCCAATACAACCTGTTATTCCACAGGTTATTGCACCTTCTGTTGTACCTCCTTTAGCTCCAATTCCTGCACTTCCTCCCCCTCGCCCTCTGGCACCGCTTCCAGTTCGGCCACCGGTCATTAGGCCACCTGTGCCACAAAATGGTGAGGTTGGATCAAGTGACTCGGATTCAGACAATGATGACTCAAATGCAAGAATTAACCAGGGGGGCGGGGAGTATGAGATATCCGAAGAGAGTAGACTGGTGAGAGAGCGGCAGGAAAAGGCAATGCAGGAGCTCATGATGAAGAGGCGTGCTGCTGCTCTTGCTGTTCCTACGAATGATATGGCCGTGCGAGCTCGGCTTCGACATCTTGGTGAACCGATAACTCTGTTTGGTGAGAGGGAGATGGAGAGACGGGACAGATTGCGGATGATTATGGCGAAGCTGGATGCAGAAGGTCAGCTGGAGAAGCTGATGAAAGCTCATGAGGAAGAAGAGGCTGCAGCTTCTGCTTCGATAGATGAGGCTGAGGAAGAACTGCAGTATCCTTTTTACACTGAAGGGTCAAAGGCTCTCCTCGATGCCAGAATTTATATTGCTAAATATTCTTTGACAAGGGCTGCATTACGAATTCAACGTGCACAGAGAAGAAGGGATGATCCAGATGAAGATATGGATGCAGAGATGAATTGGGCATTGAAGCAGGCTGGGaatttgagtcttgaattcagTGAAATTGGAGATGATCGGCCACTTTCTGGTTGCTCCTTCTCAAGGGATGGAAAATGGCTTGCTACCTG TTCTCTGACAGGAGCTTCCAAGTTGTGGAGCATgcccaaaataaaaaagcattCCAGCTTTAAGGGTCACACAGAGCGTGCTACTGATGTTGCTTATTCTCCTGTTCATGATCATTTAGCAACTGCCTCTGCTGATCGAACAGCAAAGTATTGGAATCAAGGATCTCTTTTGAAGACATTTGAGGGTCATCTAGACCGTCTTGCACGCATTGCCTTCCATCCATCAGGGAAGTACCTGGGCACTGCTAGCTTTGACAAGACATGGAGATTATGGGACATAGAAACAGGAGACGAGTTGCTTCTTCAAGAAGGCCATAGTAGAAGTGTATATGGTTTGGCTTTCCACAATGATGGATCATTGGCTGCATCTTGTGGACTAGACTCCCTGGCTCGTGTTTGGGACCTCCGAACTGGAAGAAGTATCCTTGCACTGGAAGGTCATGTCAAACCG gTTCTCGGCATCAGTTTTTCACCCAATGGATATCATCTAGCCACGGGTGGTGAAGACAACACTTGTCGGATTTGGGATTTGAGGAAGAAGAAATCCTTTTATACTATTCCTGCTCACTCTAATTTAATTTCACAAGTTAAATTTGAGCCACAAGAAGGTTACTTTTTGGTAACTGCCTCGTATGATATGACTGCTAAG GTTTGGTCAGGCCGTGACTTTAAGCCTGTGAAGACACTATCAGGGCATGAAGCTAAAGTTACTTCTGTGGATGTTCTTGGAG ATGGCGGGTATATTGTTACCGTCTCCCATGATCGCACCATAAAGCTGTGGTCCAGCAATACGACTGACGAACAAGCTATGGATGTTGACTAA